In Nocardia asteroides, the following proteins share a genomic window:
- a CDS encoding beta strand repeat-containing protein, with the protein MRFSHSSRFSRGLLPSAVVVTVAAVGLAAAPTALANPLSPPGIGIGVDTGSAGLDLGTGSSTAGTTLGLGTGSSGASTGGALDTGSGAVGTELGLGTGSGGGAGTELGLGSGSGSTGAPGTGSTSGAGTELGLGPGAGSSGTGSGTGLLNGAEALGTGSATGSGGPGAVGTGSALGPGSASAGGTGSASASGSSEALGTGGAVTSGSADALGTGSALATGSADALGTGSALATGSADTLGTGSALATGSTDTLGTGSALATGSTDTLGTGSALATGSTDTLGTGSALATGSTDTLGTGSALATGSADALGAGSALAAGSSEALGAGGALGSGSAAASGSGTTLLGSGSAANGSSAGLGVLAALLDTGSAVGGAGAATGLSALLGTGSAGALGTSLAGVLGTGSAGALGTGLAGALGTGSAGTLGTGLAGALGTGSAGTLGTGLAGVLGTGSAAALGTGSAGALATGSAGAGALGLGSSIGTLALLLGTGSAGVGSAALGSAALGSAAVGSAALGSAALGSAGVGSAAVGSAGVGSAAVGSAGVGSAAVGSAGVGSAAVGSAALGGAALGGALAGAGSSQGPGTSGEHSEPSPTPPAADGNGPGGSTAPETDSGDSTNSGDTHESGRSSGATLTGGGATTSTAQGYGAPSGAPETGAGGRFTDDRLMLAGFGVLALLGAAVAVTRDRHPARRNRA; encoded by the coding sequence ATGCGGTTTTCCCACTCCTCGCGATTCTCTCGCGGTTTGCTGCCGTCGGCCGTGGTCGTCACCGTGGCGGCCGTCGGCCTCGCCGCCGCCCCCACCGCGCTGGCGAACCCCCTCTCCCCGCCCGGGATCGGGATCGGCGTCGACACCGGTTCGGCCGGCCTCGATCTCGGCACCGGATCCAGTACGGCAGGCACCACGCTCGGCCTGGGTACCGGCAGTTCCGGGGCGAGCACCGGCGGTGCACTCGACACCGGCAGCGGCGCCGTAGGCACCGAACTCGGCCTCGGCACCGGATCCGGCGGCGGCGCTGGAACCGAACTCGGGCTCGGCTCCGGATCCGGATCCACGGGCGCGCCGGGCACCGGAAGCACGTCGGGCGCGGGCACCGAACTCGGGCTGGGACCCGGTGCCGGATCATCAGGAACAGGCTCGGGGACCGGCCTTCTCAACGGCGCGGAAGCCCTGGGCACCGGCAGCGCGACCGGATCGGGCGGTCCCGGCGCCGTCGGCACCGGCAGCGCGCTGGGACCCGGCAGCGCGTCGGCCGGTGGCACCGGCAGCGCGTCGGCCTCCGGCAGCTCCGAAGCACTCGGCACCGGAGGCGCAGTGACGAGCGGCAGCGCCGACGCGCTCGGCACCGGCAGCGCCCTCGCGACCGGCAGCGCCGACGCGCTCGGCACCGGAAGCGCCCTCGCGACCGGCAGCGCCGACACGCTCGGCACCGGAAGCGCCCTCGCGACCGGCAGCACCGACACGCTCGGCACCGGCAGCGCCCTCGCAACCGGCAGCACCGACACGCTCGGCACCGGCAGCGCCCTCGCAACCGGCAGCACCGACACGCTCGGCACCGGCAGCGCCCTCGCAACCGGCAGCACCGACACGCTCGGCACCGGCAGCGCCCTCGCAACCGGCAGCGCGGATGCGCTCGGCGCGGGTAGCGCTTTGGCAGCCGGGAGCTCTGAAGCGCTCGGCGCCGGGGGCGCACTCGGCAGCGGTAGCGCGGCGGCCTCGGGCAGCGGCACGACACTTCTAGGGTCGGGCAGTGCCGCCAATGGAAGTTCCGCCGGCCTGGGCGTCCTCGCCGCCCTGCTCGATACGGGCAGCGCAGTCGGCGGGGCCGGTGCGGCGACAGGTCTGAGCGCGCTGCTCGGTACCGGAAGCGCGGGGGCCCTAGGCACCAGCCTCGCGGGGGTGCTCGGCACCGGCAGCGCAGGGGCCCTTGGCACCGGTCTCGCGGGAGCCCTCGGCACCGGCAGCGCAGGGACCCTCGGCACTGGTCTCGCGGGAGCCCTCGGCACCGGCAGCGCAGGGACCCTCGGCACTGGTCTCGCGGGAGTGCTCGGCACCGGAAGCGCGGCGGCACTGGGCACCGGCAGTGCGGGAGCCCTCGCCACCGGTAGTGCGGGGGCCGGCGCACTCGGACTCGGCAGCAGCATCGGGACGTTGGCGCTACTGCTCGGCACCGGCAGCGCAGGAGTCGGCAGCGCGGCACTCGGCAGCGCCGCACTCGGCAGCGCGGCAGTCGGCAGTGCCGCACTCGGCAGCGCCGCACTCGGCAGCGCAGGTGTCGGCAGTGCGGCAGTCGGCAGCGCAGGTGTCGGCAGTGCGGCAGTCGGCAGCGCAGGAGTCGGCAGTGCGGCAGTCGGCAGCGCAGGAGTCGGCAGTGCGGCAGTCGGCAGCGCCGCGTTGGGTGGCGCAGCGCTCGGCGGTGCATTGGCGGGGGCGGGGTCTTCCCAGGGGCCCGGCACGTCCGGTGAGCACAGCGAACCGTCGCCCACCCCGCCGGCTGCGGACGGCAACGGTCCGGGTGGATCCACCGCCCCGGAGACCGATTCCGGCGACTCGACCAACTCCGGCGACACGCACGAGTCCGGCCGGTCCAGCGGGGCGACTCTCACCGGTGGCGGAGCCACCACGTCCACCGCGCAGGGGTACGGAGCACCCTCCGGCGCACCCGAGACCGGCGCGGGCGGACGGTTCACCGACGATCGGTTGATGCTGGCGGGGTTCGGCGTGCTGGCACTGCTCGGCGCCGCTGTCGCCGTGACCCGCGACCGGCACCCCGCCCGGCGGAACCGGGCATGA
- a CDS encoding class F sortase — protein sequence MIGRSRARTVRTVVVASVLVGVAAGFFVTAATRVPGQAEPPPAHVDTALPGTVAAAAPLDRSAPVRLEIPRIGLDTSPGRSGTTTSGALAAPADFAHTTWFEPGASPGEAGPAVILGHVDSTSGPAVFFRLGELAAGDEVLVTRADGRTAHFVVDRTESVDKTEFPTDRVFADDGTARLRLITCGGTFDPDRGRYLANVIVYATLVATT from the coding sequence GTGATCGGCAGGTCGCGGGCACGGACCGTCCGGACCGTGGTGGTGGCGTCGGTCCTGGTCGGCGTGGCGGCGGGATTCTTCGTCACCGCCGCCACGCGGGTGCCCGGACAAGCCGAACCGCCGCCTGCCCACGTCGACACCGCATTGCCGGGCACCGTCGCGGCGGCCGCGCCGCTGGACCGCTCGGCGCCGGTCCGGCTGGAGATTCCGCGGATCGGACTCGACACCAGCCCGGGACGCAGCGGCACGACCACGAGCGGAGCACTCGCCGCGCCTGCGGATTTCGCGCACACGACGTGGTTCGAGCCGGGTGCCAGCCCCGGCGAGGCGGGCCCGGCGGTGATTCTCGGACACGTCGACTCGACGAGCGGACCCGCCGTGTTCTTCCGGCTGGGCGAACTCGCCGCCGGTGACGAGGTCCTGGTGACCAGGGCCGACGGCCGCACGGCGCACTTCGTCGTCGACCGCACCGAGTCGGTCGACAAGACCGAGTTCCCCACCGACCGGGTCTTCGCCGACGACGGCACCGCCCGCCTGCGCCTCATCACCTGCGGCGGCACCTTCGACCCGGACCGAGGCCGCTACCTGGCCAATGTCATCGTCTACGCGACCCTGGTCGCCACCACCTGA
- a CDS encoding NlpC/P60 family protein — translation MLLALALLASAGPVAAVPPPPPNPSDGEIAGAGAQVDARVGEIGVLINRVAAADQQLRALDDVLAAKREAVNQALVDLQSARDAADAAAAAVADSQNLLADAGAKVAGARQEFDQLATQAYVRPVNSSVVTYLASATPDTAMDRAQVLSMVSKNQRQVLDDLRRTQIAQANQNAAARQAKTDADAAAGAAEQKKNAAQTAMSVAKNEFDAQSVARDNLQRDRAAAQAALDVARATVSGLQSQREVFLAWDDQRKAEVTALLAAANAAAQRAAADQAARDRAARLGEGQRPHTELESTPASPRKTKPRPTRPQVTGSAAIETVIDRAMSQLGVTYAWGGGDEDGPTLGIRDGGTADAHGDYNKIGFDCSGLMLYAFAGIGVSLPHYSGYQYNAGTRVDVDDRERGDMLFWGPGGSAHVALYLGDGTMIEAPESGDVVKISPVREDGIMPYAVRIVTE, via the coding sequence TTGCTGCTGGCGCTGGCCCTCCTCGCGAGCGCGGGACCGGTCGCGGCGGTGCCACCGCCGCCGCCCAACCCGTCCGACGGGGAGATCGCGGGCGCCGGCGCCCAGGTCGACGCCCGCGTCGGCGAGATCGGCGTCCTGATCAACCGCGTCGCCGCGGCCGATCAGCAGCTGCGCGCCCTCGACGACGTGCTCGCCGCGAAACGCGAAGCGGTCAACCAGGCGCTCGTCGACCTGCAGAGCGCCAGGGACGCCGCCGATGCGGCCGCGGCCGCCGTCGCCGATTCACAGAATCTGCTGGCCGACGCGGGCGCGAAAGTCGCGGGCGCGCGCCAGGAGTTCGACCAGCTCGCGACCCAGGCCTACGTGCGCCCGGTCAACAGCTCGGTCGTCACCTACCTCGCCTCCGCCACCCCCGACACCGCGATGGACCGCGCCCAGGTGCTGAGCATGGTCTCCAAGAACCAGCGTCAGGTGCTCGACGACCTGCGCCGCACCCAGATCGCCCAGGCCAACCAGAATGCCGCGGCCCGGCAGGCCAAGACCGACGCCGACGCCGCCGCGGGCGCGGCCGAACAGAAGAAGAACGCCGCCCAAACCGCGATGTCGGTGGCCAAGAACGAATTCGACGCCCAGTCCGTCGCCCGCGACAACCTCCAGCGTGACCGCGCCGCCGCCCAGGCGGCCCTCGATGTCGCCCGCGCGACGGTGTCGGGGCTGCAGAGCCAGCGTGAGGTGTTCCTGGCCTGGGACGACCAGCGCAAGGCCGAGGTCACCGCACTGCTGGCCGCCGCCAATGCCGCCGCCCAGCGCGCCGCCGCCGACCAGGCCGCCCGCGACCGCGCCGCCCGCCTCGGGGAAGGGCAGCGCCCGCACACCGAACTCGAATCCACCCCGGCCTCGCCGCGCAAGACCAAACCCCGCCCGACGCGCCCACAGGTCACCGGCTCGGCGGCGATCGAGACGGTGATCGACCGGGCCATGTCGCAGCTCGGCGTCACCTATGCCTGGGGCGGTGGCGACGAGGACGGGCCCACCCTCGGGATCCGCGACGGCGGCACCGCCGACGCCCACGGCGACTACAACAAGATCGGCTTCGACTGCTCCGGCCTGATGCTCTACGCCTTCGCCGGCATCGGGGTGTCCCTGCCGCACTACAGCGGCTATCAGTACAACGCGGGCACCCGCGTCGACGTCGACGACCGCGAACGCGGCGACATGCTGTTCTGGGGCCCCGGCGGCAGCGCGCACGTCGCCCTGTACCTGGGCGACGGCACCATGATCGAAGCCCCCGAATCCGGTGACGTCGTGAAGATCTCGCCGGTCCGCGAGGACGGGATCATGCCGTACGCGGTCCGCATCGTCACCGAGTAG
- a CDS encoding Rv1476 family membrane protein, whose product MTVLHTFAPMAAELPPNIVLSSVRSDLADNHVAAPKGVNQEKLAAIVAQARSEGIPLSVVVVPGNPGHDSSLRDLATEVGKSTEGTVAVFSDDWIGTHSDSISRVRLEWAEDAAKYKGNHPEEAVQAFVGRLEQPEGVSWGAITGVLLTLTVLAIAGLYVVKARRGPDDDARDPAAVSGRDTGSLQ is encoded by the coding sequence ATGACCGTCTTGCACACCTTTGCGCCGATGGCCGCGGAACTGCCGCCCAATATTGTGCTGAGCAGTGTCCGGTCCGATCTCGCCGACAATCACGTCGCCGCCCCGAAGGGTGTGAACCAGGAGAAGCTGGCGGCGATCGTCGCCCAGGCGCGATCCGAGGGGATCCCGCTGAGCGTCGTCGTCGTTCCCGGCAACCCCGGCCACGACTCGAGCCTACGTGACCTGGCCACCGAGGTGGGCAAAAGCACGGAGGGCACCGTCGCGGTGTTCAGCGACGACTGGATCGGCACCCACAGCGACAGCATCAGCCGGGTCCGGCTGGAATGGGCCGAGGACGCGGCCAAGTACAAGGGCAACCACCCCGAGGAGGCCGTGCAGGCCTTCGTGGGCCGGCTCGAGCAGCCCGAGGGCGTGTCCTGGGGTGCGATCACCGGCGTGCTGCTGACGCTCACCGTGCTGGCCATCGCCGGGCTCTATGTCGTGAAGGCGCGGCGCGGTCCCGACGACGATGCGCGGGATCCGGCCGCCGTGTCGGGGCGCGACACGGGTTCTCTCCAGTAA
- the acnA gene encoding aconitate hydratase AcnA codes for MSGADVTKIDTFGAKGTLEAGSNSYEIFRLSAVPGTEKLPYALKVLAENLLRTEDGANITADHIRAIANWDPSAQPNVEIQFTPARVIMQDFTGVPCVVDLATMREAVATLGGDPNKVNPLSPADMVIDHSVILDVFGRADALERNVELEYERNGERYQFLRWGQGAFDDFKVVPPGMGIVHQVNIEYLAPTVMVRNGQAYPDTCVGTDSHTTMVNGLGVLGWGVGGIEAEAAMLGQPVSMLIPRVVGFKLTGEIKPGVTATDVVLTVTDMLRKHGVVGKFVEFYGKGVAEVPLANRATLGNMSPEFGSTAAIFPIDAETVNYLRLTGRSDEQLALVEAYAKEQGLWHDPDHEPAYSEYLELDLGTVVPSIAGPKRPQDRILLSESKSAFRSDIVNYVDSADLTALDEGVEETFPASDPVSVSAGAADDTYVPAHSAANGAEGRPSKPVTVRSAERGDFVLDHGAVVVAGITSCTNTSNPSVMLGAALLARNAVEKGLSTKPWVKTNMAPGSQVVSDYYEKAGLWPYLEKLGFYVGGYGCTTCIGNTGPLPEEISAAINDNDLSVTAVLSGNRNFEGRISPDVKMNYLASPPLVIAYALAGTMDFDFETDALGQDSDGNDVFLKDIWPSPQEIDDTIKSAINQEMFKKSYATVFDGDERWQNLATPEGDTFAWDDKSTYVRKAPYFDGMQMEPSPVTDITGARVLALLGDSVTTDHISPAGPIKPGTPAAQYLDANGVARKDYNSLGSRRGNHEVMIRGTFANIRLRNQLLDDVSGGYTRDFTQDGGPQAFIYDASQNYQAAGIPLVVLGGKEYGSGSSRDWAAKGTSLLGVKAVITESFERIHRSNLIGMGVIPLQFPAGQSAASLGLDGTETFDIAGITALNEGVTPETLKVTATKEDGSKVEFDAVVRIDTPGEADYYRNGGILQYVLRNMIRG; via the coding sequence ATGAGTGGAGCTGACGTGACGAAGATTGATACCTTCGGCGCCAAGGGCACGCTCGAGGCCGGAAGCAACTCCTACGAGATCTTCCGTCTCTCGGCCGTTCCCGGCACCGAGAAGCTGCCCTACGCCCTGAAGGTGCTGGCGGAGAACCTGCTGCGCACCGAGGACGGCGCCAACATCACCGCCGATCACATCCGCGCGATCGCCAACTGGGACCCGTCGGCGCAGCCGAACGTCGAGATCCAGTTCACCCCGGCGCGTGTGATCATGCAGGACTTCACCGGCGTGCCCTGTGTCGTCGACCTCGCCACCATGCGCGAGGCCGTGGCCACCCTCGGCGGCGACCCGAACAAGGTCAACCCGCTCTCCCCCGCCGACATGGTCATCGACCACTCGGTGATCCTGGACGTCTTCGGCCGCGCGGACGCGCTGGAGCGCAACGTCGAGCTCGAGTACGAGCGCAACGGCGAGCGGTACCAGTTCCTGCGCTGGGGCCAGGGCGCCTTCGACGACTTCAAGGTCGTACCCCCGGGCATGGGCATCGTGCACCAGGTCAACATCGAGTACCTGGCCCCCACGGTCATGGTCCGCAACGGCCAGGCCTACCCCGACACCTGTGTCGGCACCGACTCGCACACCACCATGGTCAACGGCCTGGGCGTGCTGGGCTGGGGCGTGGGTGGCATCGAGGCCGAGGCCGCGATGCTGGGCCAGCCGGTCTCCATGCTGATCCCGCGCGTCGTCGGCTTCAAGCTGACCGGTGAGATCAAGCCGGGCGTCACCGCCACCGACGTGGTGCTCACCGTCACCGACATGCTGCGCAAGCACGGTGTGGTCGGCAAGTTCGTCGAGTTCTACGGCAAGGGTGTGGCCGAGGTCCCGCTGGCCAACCGCGCCACCCTGGGCAACATGAGCCCCGAGTTCGGTTCCACCGCCGCGATCTTCCCGATCGACGCCGAGACCGTGAACTACCTGCGCCTGACCGGCCGGTCCGACGAGCAGCTCGCGCTGGTCGAGGCCTACGCCAAGGAACAGGGCCTGTGGCACGACCCCGACCACGAGCCGGCCTACTCCGAGTACCTGGAGCTGGACCTGGGCACCGTGGTGCCGTCCATCGCCGGTCCGAAGCGCCCGCAGGACCGCATCCTGCTGAGCGAGTCGAAGTCCGCGTTCCGTTCCGACATCGTGAACTACGTCGACTCGGCCGACCTGACCGCGCTGGACGAGGGCGTCGAGGAGACCTTCCCGGCCTCGGATCCGGTCTCGGTCTCGGCCGGTGCCGCCGACGACACCTACGTTCCCGCCCACTCGGCCGCCAACGGCGCCGAGGGTCGTCCGTCCAAGCCGGTCACGGTTCGCTCCGCCGAGCGTGGTGACTTCGTGCTCGACCACGGCGCCGTCGTGGTCGCGGGCATCACCTCCTGCACCAATACCTCCAACCCGTCGGTCATGCTGGGCGCCGCCCTGCTGGCCCGCAACGCGGTGGAGAAGGGCCTGTCCACCAAGCCGTGGGTCAAGACCAACATGGCGCCGGGCTCGCAGGTCGTCTCGGACTACTACGAGAAGGCCGGCCTGTGGCCGTACCTGGAGAAGCTGGGCTTCTACGTGGGTGGCTACGGCTGCACCACCTGCATCGGCAACACCGGCCCGCTGCCCGAGGAGATCTCGGCCGCGATCAACGACAACGACCTGTCGGTGACCGCCGTGCTGTCCGGTAACCGCAACTTCGAGGGCCGCATCTCCCCCGACGTGAAGATGAACTACCTGGCCTCCCCGCCGCTGGTCATCGCCTACGCGCTCGCGGGCACCATGGACTTCGACTTCGAGACCGACGCCCTGGGCCAGGACTCCGACGGCAACGACGTGTTCCTGAAGGACATCTGGCCGTCCCCGCAGGAGATCGACGACACCATCAAGTCGGCGATCAACCAGGAGATGTTCAAGAAGTCCTACGCCACCGTGTTCGACGGTGACGAGCGCTGGCAGAACCTGGCCACCCCGGAGGGCGACACCTTCGCGTGGGACGACAAGTCGACCTACGTCCGCAAGGCGCCGTACTTCGACGGCATGCAGATGGAGCCGTCCCCGGTCACCGACATCACCGGCGCGCGCGTGCTGGCGCTGCTGGGCGACTCGGTCACCACCGACCACATCTCCCCGGCCGGCCCGATCAAGCCCGGCACCCCCGCCGCGCAGTACCTCGACGCCAACGGTGTGGCCCGCAAGGACTACAACTCGCTGGGCTCGCGTCGTGGTAACCACGAGGTGATGATCCGCGGCACCTTCGCCAACATCCGGCTGCGCAACCAGCTGCTCGACGACGTCTCGGGTGGCTACACCCGCGACTTCACCCAGGACGGTGGCCCGCAGGCGTTCATCTACGACGCCTCGCAGAACTACCAGGCCGCGGGCATCCCGCTGGTCGTGCTGGGCGGCAAGGAGTACGGTTCGGGCTCCTCGCGCGACTGGGCTGCCAAGGGCACCAGCCTGCTGGGCGTGAAGGCCGTCATCACGGAGTCGTTCGAGCGCATCCACCGCTCCAACCTCATCGGCATGGGCGTCATCCCGCTGCAGTTCCCGGCCGGTCAGTCGGCGGCCTCGCTGGGCCTCGACGGCACCGAGACCTTCGACATCGCGGGCATCACCGCGCTGAACGAGGGTGTCACCCCGGAGACCCTGAAGGTCACCGCCACCAAGGAAGACGGCTCGAAGGTGGAGTTCGACGCGGTCGTGCGCATCGACACCCCCGGTGAGGCCGACTACTACCGCAACGGCGGCATCCTGCAGTACGTGCTGCGCAACATGATCCGCGGTTAA
- a CDS encoding TetR/AcrR family transcriptional regulator, whose translation MPKVSDDHLAARRSQILDGARRCFAEYGYDGATVRRLEEAIGLSRGAIFHHFRDKDALFFALAKDDAERMAEVAANQGIVQVMRDMLARPEEFNWLGTRLEIARRVRTDPEFRAGWTQRSAELTAATLARLERRKAAGALRDDVPTDVLLGYLDLVLDGLIARIASGHTDDNLSAVLDLVEASVRRRD comes from the coding sequence ATGCCCAAGGTCAGCGACGACCACCTCGCCGCCCGCCGCAGCCAGATCCTCGACGGTGCACGGCGCTGCTTCGCCGAATACGGCTACGACGGCGCCACGGTGCGCCGTCTGGAGGAGGCCATCGGCCTCTCGCGCGGCGCGATCTTCCATCACTTCCGCGACAAGGACGCGCTGTTCTTCGCCCTGGCCAAGGACGACGCCGAGCGCATGGCCGAGGTCGCGGCCAATCAGGGCATCGTGCAGGTGATGCGGGACATGCTCGCCCGCCCTGAGGAATTCAACTGGCTGGGCACCCGGCTCGAGATCGCCCGCCGGGTCCGCACCGATCCGGAGTTCCGGGCGGGCTGGACCCAGCGCTCGGCCGAACTGACCGCGGCCACCCTGGCCCGCCTGGAACGGCGCAAGGCCGCGGGCGCGCTGCGCGACGACGTCCCCACCGACGTGTTGCTCGGTTACCTCGACCTGGTCCTCGACGGCTTGATCGCGCGGATCGCCTCGGGTCACACCGACGACAACCTGTCCGCCGTGCTCGACCTGGTCGAGGCGTCGGTGCGCCGCCGCGACTGA
- a CDS encoding MarR family winged helix-turn-helix transcriptional regulator, with translation MDEPDAVDAIAAQWRRERPDLDLAAMAVFGRLGRLTAVATARIEAVFTAHGLQRGEFDVLAALRRSGDPCELNPSVLADTLMLSRAGMTGRIDRLESAGLVRRIADPGDRRAVRVALTPAGRELVDVVVAAHTENETRMLSVLEPADREALDRIARIMLRSLEG, from the coding sequence ATGGATGAACCGGACGCCGTCGACGCCATCGCCGCGCAGTGGCGGCGCGAACGACCCGACCTCGATCTCGCGGCGATGGCCGTGTTCGGCAGGCTCGGCAGGCTGACGGCCGTCGCCACGGCCCGGATCGAAGCGGTCTTCACCGCGCACGGACTCCAGCGCGGCGAGTTCGATGTGCTGGCGGCACTGCGCCGTTCGGGTGATCCCTGCGAACTCAACCCGTCGGTCCTGGCCGACACCCTGATGCTGTCGCGGGCGGGTATGACCGGCCGGATCGACCGGCTGGAGAGCGCCGGGCTGGTCCGCCGGATCGCCGACCCGGGCGATCGCCGGGCGGTGCGCGTCGCGCTCACCCCGGCGGGGCGCGAACTCGTCGACGTGGTGGTCGCCGCGCACACCGAGAACGAGACGCGCATGCTGTCGGTGCTCGAACCGGCCGACCGGGAGGCGCTGGACCGCATCGCCCGCATCATGCTGCGGAGTCTGGAGGGCTAG
- a CDS encoding cupin domain-containing protein, with amino-acid sequence MTNPRDIALCLPEDAETLGTDTVRMRLLTDANASDGTVSTLEVTMAQGADGAAPHFHTRSDELFYVADGELQVMAGDRILTVGAGGSLVVPRHMPHAFGATPDSGARILIALMPGVQRFEYFRLLDRLIHGDATHEEFLAAQEEFDNHFVDAPAWWAERTAHRR; translated from the coding sequence ATGACGAACCCGCGCGACATCGCCCTCTGCCTGCCCGAGGACGCGGAGACCCTGGGCACCGACACGGTGCGCATGCGCCTGCTCACCGACGCGAACGCCAGCGACGGGACCGTCAGCACGCTGGAGGTCACCATGGCCCAGGGCGCCGACGGCGCGGCCCCGCATTTCCACACCCGCTCCGACGAGCTGTTCTATGTCGCCGACGGCGAGCTCCAGGTCATGGCGGGCGATCGCATCCTCACCGTCGGGGCGGGCGGCTCCCTGGTGGTGCCGCGGCACATGCCGCACGCCTTCGGCGCCACGCCCGACAGCGGCGCGCGCATCCTCATCGCCCTGATGCCCGGCGTGCAGCGGTTCGAGTACTTCCGGTTGCTCGACCGGCTCATCCACGGCGACGCCACCCACGAGGAATTCCTGGCCGCCCAGGAGGAGTTCGACAACCACTTCGTCGACGCGCCGGCCTGGTGGGCCGAGCGCACCGCCCACCGCCGCTGA
- a CDS encoding acyl-CoA thioesterase, translating into MTFSVPVLVRGYELDTQGHLNHAVYHQYGEHARWELMRAAGIPQDKFLASGIGAVVLESTIKYKRELRGGDEVTVTCEFDWDGGKVFKFHHQIVKLDGTVSAEITVVAGAMDLTERKLVPNPAEHFRSLAERPELLGL; encoded by the coding sequence ATGACGTTCTCCGTGCCGGTCCTCGTCCGTGGCTACGAACTCGACACCCAGGGCCACCTGAATCACGCCGTGTACCACCAGTACGGCGAGCATGCCCGCTGGGAGCTGATGCGGGCGGCGGGTATCCCGCAGGACAAGTTCCTGGCCAGCGGTATCGGAGCGGTGGTGCTCGAGTCGACGATCAAGTACAAGCGGGAACTGCGCGGCGGCGACGAGGTCACCGTGACCTGCGAATTCGACTGGGACGGCGGCAAGGTCTTCAAGTTCCACCACCAGATCGTGAAGCTCGACGGCACGGTCTCCGCGGAGATCACCGTGGTGGCCGGAGCGATGGATCTGACCGAGCGCAAGCTCGTCCCCAACCCCGCCGAGCACTTCCGCAGCCTGGCCGAACGTCCCGAGCTGCTCGGCCTCTGA